In Stigmatopora argus isolate UIUO_Sarg chromosome 10, RoL_Sarg_1.0, whole genome shotgun sequence, the following proteins share a genomic window:
- the yif1b gene encoding protein YIF1B isoform X1, which yields MEYTLTQKGFRHQPNVRLRNSSMEVSDGNQLFEDTSGCGSETSHLMKQHSGPQAAGFPDHSMLSDPMSNLAMAYGSSLASRGREMMDKNLDRFIPISKLKYYFAVDTVYVGKKLGLLVFPYMHENWEVSYQQDTPVAPRFDINAPDLYIPAMGFITYVLVAGLALGTQNRLICDSFEKLRFSPELLGGQASSALVWLIMEVLAVLLSLYLVTVNTDLTTIDLFAFAGYKYVGMIVGVVAGLIFGRLAYYISLLWCCAAIFVFMTRTLRLKLLSEAAAEGRLVIGTRNQLRMYLTMCIAVAQPVFMYWLTYHLIR from the exons ATGGAATATACTCTGACACAGAAAGGCTTCAGACATC AGCCCAATGTACGTCTACGAAATAGCTCCATGGAAGTTTCCGATGGCAACCAGTTGTTTGAAGACACAAGTGGCTGTGGTTCAGAGACATCCCACCTGAT GAAACAACATAGCGGGCCTCAGGCAGCAGGTTTTCCGGATCACTCCATGCTTTCAGACCCCATGTCGAATCTCGCCATGGCTTATGGCAGCTCGCTGGCATCTCGAGGAAGGGAAATGATGGACAAGAAT CTGGACAGATTTATCCCAATTTCCAAGTTGAAATACTACTTTGCAGTAGATACAGTGTACGTGGGAAAGAAGCTGGGTCTTCTAGTTTTCCCTTACATGCATGAG AACTGGGAGGTGAGCTATCAGCAGGATACCCCCGTGGCGCCACGCTTTGATATCAACGCTCCTGATCTCTACATCCCCGCCATGGGCTTCATCACGTACGTGCTGGTGGCAGGGCTGGCCCTGGGCACACAGAACAG ACTCATTTGTGACTCATTTGAAAAACTCAGGTTTTCTCCCGAGCTCCTGGGTGGTCAAGCAAGCTCAGCACTGGTGTGGCTCATAATGGAGGTCTTGGCAGTCCTCTTGTCACTCTACCTTGTGACTGTTAATACCGACCTCACCACCATTGATCTGTTCGCCTTCGCTGGATACAAATATGTAGG AATGATCGTTGGTGTAGTTGCAGGACTAATATTTGGGAGGCTAGCCTACTACATCTCTCTATTGTGGTGCTGTGCTGCCATCTTTGTATTTATG aCCCGCACGCTGCGTTTAAAGCTTTTGTCCGAAGCGGCAGCAGAGGGGAGGCTGGTGATAGGAACCAGAAACCAGCTGAGGATGTACCTCACAATGTGTATAGCCGTGGCCCAGCCGGTTTTCATGTACTGGCTTACATATCATCTGATCAGATGA
- the yif1b gene encoding protein YIF1B isoform X2, translated as MEYTLTQKGFRHQPNVRLRNSSMEVSDGNQLFEDTSGCGSETSHLMKQHSGPQAAGFPDHSMLSDPMSNLAMAYGSSLASRGREMMDKNLDRFIPISKLKYYFAVDTVYVGKKLGLLVFPYMHENWEVSYQQDTPVAPRFDINAPDLYIPAMGFITYVLVAGLALGTQNRFSPELLGGQASSALVWLIMEVLAVLLSLYLVTVNTDLTTIDLFAFAGYKYVGMIVGVVAGLIFGRLAYYISLLWCCAAIFVFMTRTLRLKLLSEAAAEGRLVIGTRNQLRMYLTMCIAVAQPVFMYWLTYHLIR; from the exons ATGGAATATACTCTGACACAGAAAGGCTTCAGACATC AGCCCAATGTACGTCTACGAAATAGCTCCATGGAAGTTTCCGATGGCAACCAGTTGTTTGAAGACACAAGTGGCTGTGGTTCAGAGACATCCCACCTGAT GAAACAACATAGCGGGCCTCAGGCAGCAGGTTTTCCGGATCACTCCATGCTTTCAGACCCCATGTCGAATCTCGCCATGGCTTATGGCAGCTCGCTGGCATCTCGAGGAAGGGAAATGATGGACAAGAAT CTGGACAGATTTATCCCAATTTCCAAGTTGAAATACTACTTTGCAGTAGATACAGTGTACGTGGGAAAGAAGCTGGGTCTTCTAGTTTTCCCTTACATGCATGAG AACTGGGAGGTGAGCTATCAGCAGGATACCCCCGTGGCGCCACGCTTTGATATCAACGCTCCTGATCTCTACATCCCCGCCATGGGCTTCATCACGTACGTGCTGGTGGCAGGGCTGGCCCTGGGCACACAGAACAG GTTTTCTCCCGAGCTCCTGGGTGGTCAAGCAAGCTCAGCACTGGTGTGGCTCATAATGGAGGTCTTGGCAGTCCTCTTGTCACTCTACCTTGTGACTGTTAATACCGACCTCACCACCATTGATCTGTTCGCCTTCGCTGGATACAAATATGTAGG AATGATCGTTGGTGTAGTTGCAGGACTAATATTTGGGAGGCTAGCCTACTACATCTCTCTATTGTGGTGCTGTGCTGCCATCTTTGTATTTATG aCCCGCACGCTGCGTTTAAAGCTTTTGTCCGAAGCGGCAGCAGAGGGGAGGCTGGTGATAGGAACCAGAAACCAGCTGAGGATGTACCTCACAATGTGTATAGCCGTGGCCCAGCCGGTTTTCATGTACTGGCTTACATATCATCTGATCAGATGA
- the yif1b gene encoding protein YIF1B isoform X3, translating to MLSDPMSNLAMAYGSSLASRGREMMDKNLDRFIPISKLKYYFAVDTVYVGKKLGLLVFPYMHENWEVSYQQDTPVAPRFDINAPDLYIPAMGFITYVLVAGLALGTQNRLICDSFEKLRFSPELLGGQASSALVWLIMEVLAVLLSLYLVTVNTDLTTIDLFAFAGYKYVGMIVGVVAGLIFGRLAYYISLLWCCAAIFVFMTRTLRLKLLSEAAAEGRLVIGTRNQLRMYLTMCIAVAQPVFMYWLTYHLIR from the exons ATGCTTTCAGACCCCATGTCGAATCTCGCCATGGCTTATGGCAGCTCGCTGGCATCTCGAGGAAGGGAAATGATGGACAAGAAT CTGGACAGATTTATCCCAATTTCCAAGTTGAAATACTACTTTGCAGTAGATACAGTGTACGTGGGAAAGAAGCTGGGTCTTCTAGTTTTCCCTTACATGCATGAG AACTGGGAGGTGAGCTATCAGCAGGATACCCCCGTGGCGCCACGCTTTGATATCAACGCTCCTGATCTCTACATCCCCGCCATGGGCTTCATCACGTACGTGCTGGTGGCAGGGCTGGCCCTGGGCACACAGAACAG ACTCATTTGTGACTCATTTGAAAAACTCAGGTTTTCTCCCGAGCTCCTGGGTGGTCAAGCAAGCTCAGCACTGGTGTGGCTCATAATGGAGGTCTTGGCAGTCCTCTTGTCACTCTACCTTGTGACTGTTAATACCGACCTCACCACCATTGATCTGTTCGCCTTCGCTGGATACAAATATGTAGG AATGATCGTTGGTGTAGTTGCAGGACTAATATTTGGGAGGCTAGCCTACTACATCTCTCTATTGTGGTGCTGTGCTGCCATCTTTGTATTTATG aCCCGCACGCTGCGTTTAAAGCTTTTGTCCGAAGCGGCAGCAGAGGGGAGGCTGGTGATAGGAACCAGAAACCAGCTGAGGATGTACCTCACAATGTGTATAGCCGTGGCCCAGCCGGTTTTCATGTACTGGCTTACATATCATCTGATCAGATGA